A portion of the Sabethes cyaneus chromosome 3, idSabCyanKW18_F2, whole genome shotgun sequence genome contains these proteins:
- the LOC128742656 gene encoding putative tRNA (cytidine(32)/guanosine(34)-2'-O)-methyltransferase: MGKTSKDKRDIYYRLAKEEGWRARSAFKLIHIDEVFNIFEGVTRAVDLCAAPGSWSQVLSKKLYENRDKDADDVKIIAVDLQAMAPLPGVTQLQGDITKITTANAIIEQFGNGQKAQLVICDGAPDVTGLHDIDEYIQSQLLLAALNITTHVLALGGTFVAKIFRGKDTTLLYSQLRIFFEKVSIAKPASSRNSSIEAFVVCQNYKPPEGYIPQMINPMLDDVQKIATETESEVNRSIIPFIVCGDLRGFDSDMSYSLNLDPEKDYEYRDVVQKPLAPAYSEVLERMKTTSLKHGSIKVEYDKKKD; this comes from the exons ATGGGAAAAACCAGTAAGGATAAACGTGATATCTATTACCGGCTAGCGAAAGAGGAAGGATGGCGGGCACGCAGTGCCTTCAAACTTATCCATATCGATGAAGTATTCAACATTTTCGAAG GTGTAACGAGAGCAGTCGATCTTTGTGCGGCTCCGGGTAGCTGGAGCCAGGTCTTGTCTAAGAAACTTTACGAGAACCGAGATAAGGATGCTGATGATGTAAAAATTATTGCTGTTGATTTGCAAGCCATGGCCCCTCTTCCGGGCGTAACACAACTTCAAGGAGACATCACTAAAATTACCACCGCTAATGCTATAATCGAGCAGTTTGGAAACGGCCAGAAAGCTCAACTCGTAATCTGCGACGGGGCACCCGATGTAACAGGGTTGCACGACATAGATGAGTACATTCAGTCTCAGCTTCTGCTAGCGGCACTCAACATAACAACCCATGTTCTGGCACTTGGTGGCACATTCGTAGCTAAGATCTTTCGCGGAAAAGACACCACACTGCTGTATTCGCAACTGAGAATCTTTTTCGAGAAAGTTTCCATTGCTAAACCAGCCAGTTCACGAAACTCTAGCATTGAGGCCTTTGTGGTTTGCCAGAACTATAAACCACCGGAAGGCTATATTCCGCAGATGATCAACCCAATGCTAGACGACGTGCAAAAGATCGCCACCGAAACTGAGTCGGAAGTAAATCGATCAATCATTCCCTTCATCGTTTGCGGTGATTTGCGTGGGTTTGATTCAGATATGTCTTATAGTTTGAAT CTGGATCCCGAAAAAGACTACGAATATCGAGATGTGGTTCAGAAGCCGTTGGCTCCGGCTTACAGCGAAGTTCTCGAACGCATGAAAACGACTTCGTTGAAACATGGCAGTATCAAAGTTGAATATGACAAAAAgaaagattag